The genomic DNA CAAGTGTCCCAGAAAATACCCCAGAAGTGGTATTACCTTCTGAAGAGGTTCAATCCCCTGAAGTGGCTATAACAAAACTCCCAGACGTGGGATTGCCTCCAGAAGAGAATGTTGCCCCAGAAGTGGCACATGCCCCAGAAGTGGCAAATGCTTCCACAGAAGCAAAGGTACCTGAAAATTATGAGATCTCAATGAATTATGTCCATAATGCAAAATTACTGGATCGTGGGAGTATTGAGGTTGATGATGTATATGCTTTTTCCGTGGCATCTGATAATATTATGAACTTcgatcctgaaccacaaagtgtggaaGAGTTTCAACACTGAGATGATTTGCCAAAATGGAAAATTGCGATTCAAGAAGAATTACAATCGTTGCGCAAGAGAAATGTATTTGGACTTGCAGTCCAAACACCAGCTGGTGTAGTCCTTAGATGGATGTTTGTACGAAAACGAAATGAGAGAAATGAAATTGTAAGATATAAGGCCCGGCTAGTAGCCTAGGGATTCTCTTAAAGGCCTGGATTTGGTTACCAGGATACTTACTCTCCTGTAATGGATGTAGTCACTATTCATTTTCTAATGGGTATGGCTTGTATGGAAAGATTAGAAACACGTCTCATGGACATTGTGACAGCCTACCATTATGGATCAATTGATAGTGATATTTATATGAAAATCCCTAAAGGATTAAAGTTAGATAAAACTAAGCCCCGTCATTTATATTCAGTTAAATTGCAACGATCATTATATGGTTTAaaacaatctggtcgtatgtggtacaaCAGGCTTAGTGAATATTTATTGAATGATGGATATGTAAATAATTAAGTGTGTCCATGTGTGTTTATCAAAAAGTCACAAACTGGATTTGTTATTATTGTtttatatgtggatgatttgaataTTGTACGTACTTCTGAAGATATTACTAATACTGCTACGTATTTGAAAActgagtttgaaatgaaagatcttggaaagATAAAATTTTGTTTAGGTTTACAGGTGAAGCACTTATCTTCAGGCATATTTGTTCATCAGTCCACTTATACAGGAAAAGTTCTTGATCGGTTCTATATGGACAAATCTCAACCACTAACCACACCAATGGTTATTCGGTCACTCGAATTTGAAAAGGATCCATTTCGTCCTAAAAAAAGATGAAGATGTACTTGGACCTGAAGTTCCGTATCTTAGTGCAATTGGTGCTCTTATGTATCTTGCAAATAACACGAGACCTGATATTGATTTTGCTGTGAACCTGTTAGCAAGATTTAGTTGATCCAACTAAAAGGCATTGGGATGGGATCAAGCATATATTCATATATCTCCGAGGAACAATTGATCTTGGACTATTCTTCCCAAACAGTTCAAAATCGCAGCTAGTTGGATATGCAGATGCTGGATATCTGTCGGGTCCTCATTTTGGACGTTCACAAATAGGTTATCTATTTACATATTGTAATACTACTATCTCTTGGAGATCTACAAAACAAACTATGACTAAAACTTCATCAAACCACGCATAATTATTAGCAATTCATGAAACAAACAGATAATGTATTTGGTTAACGTCTGTCATTCAACATATTCGAAAGTCGTGTGTGTTATCAAGTATTTCAGACATACCTACAATTTTGTTCGAGGATAATTCAGCATGTATCAGACAATTAAAAGAAGGATATATCAAAGGAGATCGAACAAAACATATCTTGCTGAAATTCTTCTACACGCATGAACTCCAAGAGAAGGGTGACATTGACATGCAACAAATTCGATCATGTGATAATCTGGCAGATCTGCTTACAAAGTCATTACCTACATCAACTTTTGAAAAGTTGTGAAATAATATTGGAATGCGGTGACTAAAATCATTAATACAACAAGATGTCAAATTGTAAGATGTTTTATTCAGGGGAGgctgtactctttttcctttgtCAAGGTTTTTTATCCCACTGGGTTTTTCCttgcaaggttttaacgaggcggtcaatctttgcaataactcgcatttgacaataaagggggagtgttaaaatatttgaataaatataaagtgaataaataaatatttgagTGACAGTAAGTCTCTCAAATCTTGCTGAGGAAGACTTGCACAACTTTTTAAAAAAGAAATTGAATCAGAAAGATTTGTAAAACTTATCGAGGAAGATTTACAAAACTTACCAACGAAGTTTTGTAATACTTAATGAAAAATATTTGAATAGCTTATTTAGTAAAACTTGTAAaccaactactataaatagctcatTTAGCTAATGAAATGAGATACAATTTTCTCTCTATATCTCCTATTCTCCTATACTTCCTCTATAttaaacataactaatattttcaATCAAAATTTATAACAGTTAATAATTCTACTACCTTTTTTTACGAGTAATTTTACCAAAAAAAACAAACTACCGCGATCTCGAACAATCTAAGGATGAGAAAGAAGATAATATCGAATTTATTAAGTGATCGATAAGTGTCGCAAAAGTCCAAAGCAATACAAATAACAATCTCTCATTCTCTATTTCAAATTCCATCACTGCCCCTCACTCTCCCCCACCACCATGTTAAGCCTCTGGCAATCCGTCACCGGCGCCGCCCAAACCTCCGACGACTACGACGGCGTGGAGTTTTGGACTAATCCCGAACGCACCGGCTGGCTCACAAAACAAGGCGAGTACATCAAAACCTGGCGTCGACGCTGGTTTGTTCTCAAACAAGGGAAGCTTTTCTGGTTCAAAGACTCTGTGATCACTCGTGGCTCCGTGCCACGTGGCGTTATTCCGGTTGCCATGTGTCTGACAGTGAAAGGCGCGGAAGATGTGATTCATAAAGAGTTTGCTTTTCAGCTGTCGACTAAATCGGAGACTATGTATTTTATTGCTGATTCGGATAAGGAGAAGGAGGATTGGATTAGTTCTGTTGGGAGGTCCATTGTTCAGCATTCCAGATCGGTTGTGGATTATGATAATTGATCAGCTTCGAGTTTTCGGAGTTTTGTCGATTTTCGGAATTAggtatagtttttttattttaaaaattctgGATATTTGTTTTTGTTGTTTGTATGGAATCATTATATGTTGTGGATCTTGAATCGGAAATGCAGATAGTAATGTTTGTTATATGATGAATTTgtgaatttatggaactgttgTTTATGATTGAAATGTTCGGTTTTTTTTCATACCGAAAGTTTCCTGAAAATTATTAGTCTATTAGATGATGGTATAGGATCGATATTGCTATAGTTGGTGATTTCATGATCTCTCCAGTTTTAGTGAATATCTGAGCTCACATACCTGATTACATTTTTTTTGTGTTCCGTGGGTGTGGTTTATAGAAgtgattgggaaatttgggtaACATTAGCAAGAAATGGTAAAATATGATATTATATAATTGCTGGAAGACGTATTGTACTTGTTTCTCTTGTTTTCTAGAATTGGATCCTTGTGTTCGTCAAGTTCTTAAGTTTCTACTCCTGTTCCATTACTTACATTTTAACTGATATTGGCTCTTCGAGATGCATATTAAGATGTAAAAACGTTATAGCTAAAAGTTTTAACCAGTAAATCGTCATTGTGCTGGCTGCTTTTCTTGTAGTATCTGTTAGCACTTAAGATTTCAGTTCTTAAATTTATCTAGGAAGATTTTTATCTCATCATTGTCCTGACACGCATGTTTTTATATTTCTCAAGGGAATCTGTACATATCTTACCTCATGAATTAGTTCAAACACAAATTTAAATCACACTCAGCATACCTCATGAAATCGGGGCTCTTGTGCATTTTATAGATGAATTTTTCTTGCCAGCTTGTATAAAATTGGCTTTATACACTTCATAAAATGCTCATTAGGCTGGTCATTGATCTGTTGACTTACATGTCCACAAAATTACTGCACCAAGAGAAAGGTAAACATATTCAGGAATTAGAGGCTTGGATCGTGAAAATCTAGTTGCTAATTTCTGAGATATATTAAATCATAACTGTGTAGTATGGATCATATTGAGCTCTCAACCTTGTGCCTCATTGAttgatatattataaaatttgacaacaaaAAACATAGCATCTCTAGATTAGAAAAGCCCTTGGATGGTAATCCCTCTGACTTCTCAACATGAGCTCCTCTGGTATTGGCGTAAAAAAGAAAACAAAGGATTTTCATGCTGACTACTATATAATTATTGTGAAATTTGGCTAATTGCATATGAAATTCGAAGTACAAAACTATATGATAGTATTAATATGATTTTCCCAACTACAAATAGTGTTCTAAACTTTTAAGCAACTATACTGATTAGGTGTCATTGTGTTAAACCGGGCTCAGTCTAGAAGCTGAAGTCTACAAGACTGAAACTTGAGAGTGATCCTCAGTAGTCAGTCCTATATAGTCAATTCTACTATGGGAATAACTCTTTTGGAATTATGTAAGATGAAAACTTGATGCTCAGCCCCGATTATGTTTCTGGAGTTTGTTAGTCTTCTTTTCCTTCCTGCTAAATCAAGCTGGATGCAATTTAAACTAGGTTTGATTAAATTCCTTATTAAATGTTCATTTGATTGTGCATTAGGATGGTCTTCGTTTATCTTTTGACTGACAGGATGTCCAGAATTGGAAGAAGCCGCGATAAATTTTCTCAAAATTTGCTAGTGCATGATAGATACCTGGTTAGTGAGTTTCTCGCCTTTACTAGTTCTGGCGCCTGGTGAATGTGATATCATTTCAAATTAAATATGTAATTGTTATTAATAGTAGCAGATAACGGTAGATATATAGGCTTTGTCATTTGGTGTATTAGATTTTtgtatttaaaattttattttgttgatATATACATCGAAAATGTATTGTTGAAGTTTTCGAAAATTGAATTGTTATACCCAGTGTTACATATTTCGGAAATCGGAACTATTCGGTTGAGCtaccgatttacgatttatcggaaatcggtcaaatcggataaatatttttgaccaatttttgagcgatttattgacgatttttaaaaaatcggccGATTTCTAAAACAGAGGCCGATTTCTAAAACAGAGGTTGTACCTAATATCGATGATCAGGTTCTTAAATAATCAGGAATAGAATGTACCAAGACTAGTCAtgtaatatatggtggaaataaTGAATTTCAAATTGCATGCGATTGTTGCATTGCGGGAAACCAAATTAATGTTTGTCAAAAAGTTGAACATATTAAATTGTATGGGTTTTGTTGGAAAATTTGCATTGTAAAAATGAAAGTAAAAAAATGTAATAACTAATAAGTGTCATCTTGCCGTCAATATTTTAGAGTAAATGCTTTTTAAGAATTTTCCTTGTTATATTTTTAAGCAAAATTATGCTAAACAATGGCGGCCCATCAGGCCCACTTAAACCCAGTAGCGGAAAGCTATGGGTCGACCGTTGGATTAGGACCAAGCACCAAAGGGAACGCTTCCTGATTTTATTATGTAACGTTCGTCCAATTTTCCAGTGTTACATACGAGCCTATATTGATTATATGTCCCCGAAAAGTAAAAATTTGACACATTATTCTCAAATTCATAAATATCCAGAATATTGTTTCTCAaaccggaggtgaatcggggggtTTCTCCCATTCTCTTCTATTTCAGGTAGTCTGAAGGACGTTCTAACCAGGACGAAGGACGTTCCAGgacataatatttggcgccgtctgtgggactACAACGTTTTGAGTTGCTTAGACTATGTCGAACACAAACAAAGAACAAACAATGCTTAGATTCACCAATCCCACCGGGAGACAGCCAAATAATCGTTAGTTAATTTCGACAGAGTGATCAAGCTAACCCCTGAAGAGGAAGCCTTATTGATCAAATCAGAGCCGAAAAATTGGCGACATAAAAGGGCAAGGAGAAACAGACGGAGCAAGTGGAGAAAGATGCCCAAGTTAGGGTAAAGCGAAGAGAAGCCGATGCACTAAGACTAAAGGCTTACGACTTTAAAGAGAAGAGATCAACTTGCAGAAGAATGCACTTCGGGAGGCATTAGAGGCTGATGACACGGCGGTGATCACCAAACCTAACAAAGAAAGAAAGGGCCATAACGAAGAAGATGAGTCTGACTCTAATTCGAACCCCAAAAGGAAACGTTCGAAGGCCTATGTTTCCTTCGATTCGGACTATGATCCCGATAGATCCCGAACTAGGCTCAACCGATTGGAAAAAAGCTATGTTCGGCGACATAAGAGTCGATCGAGAGCCCATTGTGACCGAAGAGATTGAGCAGTATCAGCCTCTCCTGGGTAAAGAGAAGTAATTTCAAAGATGAGCGAGTTTAATGGTAAGGGCGATCCCGAAGACCACTGTGACATGTATGAACTACTGATGATGGGAATGGGACATAACGATACACGGTGTGCAAAATGTTTAAAACATGTTTGAAGAGATCAACATTGATATGGTACAAGTCACTGAAGCCAAGGTCTATCGGTTCGTACGAAAAGCTAAAGAGGAAATTCTTGAAGGATTACTTCAATCTATGCCGAAAAATGAAAGATACTGAAGCCCAATCCATTGTTGAGAGAGGGCGAACGTAGAGATGAGGAACTAGTTGGTTCGGTTAAAAAAAAAGCAGGAATGGTCACTAACTTGGACAAAGTCAAAGTCATGGGATTCTTGACAGCAGGCCTAGACCCCTACAAAGGTAAAAAGTTCCGTTCCACTCTTTATGATTTTCCCTCTAAGTCTCTGAATGATATATAAGGGGGAGAATATCTGGAGGAAATTGGAAAGTATTAGGGGCTATAAGGATTCCCGTAAGGACGACCGAGGAAAATGGTCGGAAAAGTATGATTATCCTCCCAGGTCTGTCAGTGTCTGAAGGGATAGCAAGAAAGACAGTAATAGGGAAACTGATCGCAGAGCCGAACGACACCGAGATAGAGATTCAGCCACGTTCACTCCTGAATACACCAATCTCCAAGATTTTCCACGAAATTAAAGGGAAGTCTGGGTTTGTTTTGCCTGCCAAGATGAAGGTTCTTGATCAAAAGAAGAATGTTGACAAGTATTGTGACTACCACAGATATAATGAAGATAATATTGAATAGTGCTACCACCTGTAAAAATTGATAAAGACAATAATCAAGGAGGGAGAAATAAACGGAGAGATAGGCCGGGACCGAAGGACAATCACGAAGGGGAGACCGAAGGAAGATATAGAATAAAGGGCGAAGTAAAGACAATTTCTGGAGGTAGTGTTTTAGACCGACACAGCAAGACTGTGAAGAAAAAGTATGTCCGCCAAGTGTAAAATCTTTACCAGTTCAGTCCGGCCAGGCAGCCGATACCAATGACTTTCAATGAAGATGATTACAAAGATGTGATCTACCCCCACCAAGACCCACTGATTATCAATCTCGTGATCGGTCAGGACAAGATCTGGAAAGTGCTAGTCGATGCTGGTAGTTCGGCCAACATACTTTTCCATAAGATATACTATAAGATGAATCTGGAAGACGAGCAGCTGGAGCCCTGTCACGAAGCACCGCTCTACGCCATCGGCAGATATCCCATCTAGTTCGAAGGTACAATTACTCAGCCATTTCTCCTTGGTAAAATTCCATATACTGTTGAAAAGTAGGTTAAAATATACGTGGTTCGATGAAAAGCCCATATTACGCAATCATGGGCATGCCTCTCTTATATACCTTCCAAGAAATAGAATCCATCCCCCACCTTAAGTTGAAATTTCCTACTGAGAAAGGAGTTGGAGGAATCAGAGGCGACCAGAAGACCACCAGGATAATAATGCTGGAAGATAAAAAGGATCAACAGTATAAAGATCCGGATGAATCCGATAAGAGGAAAAGATCCGAAGCCGAACCTAGTGGCAGCCGACAAACCCTCAACATTGAGCTGGAAAAATTTGGGGCTGATCTGTCGTGTCACAGAGCCGAACCAGTTGCGGAGATTGAAGAAGTCGATCTATATACTGGTCATTCAGGTAAAATGGTACGCATCGGGAGGAACATGGAAAAAGATTTGAAGAAAAAAGACATGGTTGGTTTGGATCCCACGACGGCTAAACATTGCCTTAATATGCAGCCTGAGGCCAAACCACTTAAATAGAATAAAAGAACTTTTGTTTTCGAGCGACAGAATGTAATTGAAGTTGAAGTAGAGATGCTGTTAGAAGCCAAGTTCATCGAATAAATTGAGTATACTAACTAGATGGATAACATGGTTGTGGTAAAAAAGTCCAAGGGCAAATGGATGATGTGCGTAGACTATACCGACCTCAACAAAGCTTGTCCGAAGGACCATTACCCTCTTTCAAGGATTGGCCAGTTGATTGATGCTACTGCCGAATTTTGGTTACTAAGTTTTCTTGATGCATTTTTTGGTTATCATCAAATTACAATGAATAATGAGAATGTGCCAAATATAGTAATTATTACTCAAAAGGGCATCTATACATATATTAAAATGCCCTTCAGACTGAAAAATGTTGGAGCCACATTCCAGAGAATGGCGAATAAAATATTCAAAAGGAAGAGTTATGTAaaaactcaaatttttgagactttgtaaaaagtttgatgaatagtaaccctgacaatcggggaaaactttttaggCCATACTATGTTATGCATGGGAAATTTAGTTCCCGAGTCGATAAAGTGATattacgtaccaaataagtgtatgtaaacactattaattttcgaagaaaacgaactttgaaaaatgatcGTATCTACGGATCGTCAAGGAATatgagaatcacaatataattacaattcCAAAATCCTATTAATTCAAACCCAAGTACAAGGCTTCAAAGCATAAAGGACATATATGAAAGGATATACCCGCGGAACGCTCACGAAGATatattacgaaaacgaataagtGACCGAGAAAACGCGTAAGTGAATAAATAAAACGTATCAAGCCATGCTAACCATGCAAACTAACTaaggtaagaaagtaaccatggttaacaATCAAATAGTAGCCTACCTAGAGAGCATGATGACCTAGCTAGAAAATAGTAACCATGAATAGTGAATGAAGTACTTAGCTAGTAACTAGCTTTGAATATTAGCTAAGCTAGAAAGATTGTAAGAGATTTGATTGTCCTAGGAGATATATACACAAATATTACATATCATTATACAAGAATCATCCAAGCAAACCACAAaaaactctctcttctctctcatcaAAGAGCCATTTGGCTATTTCAAGAAGAAGAAGACATCAAAACTCAAAACTCCACTTCAAGCCAtggaattttttttaattaattcctaagcttcctacataccaaactaaggtaagataaatttttgagagcatttcattaaggtttgaatgatgaaataattccatgaaagtgatgatgaatattATAGAATGGTATCTtttcttggtttcttgattttcatggatTTATTTAGGATTCTTAAGCTTACCCAATCATCCCCAAGATTCATCCATCAAGGAGAACACATtccaagctttcaataaaggtataaatccttgaccaaactttatttaaggtttaagtttcaagaaaattatggatcttagttgtaaacctagttttggtagttattttgttattttcttgatgATTAGTTAGTTAGCTATTAAGGTTATTGTTGAGGCCTCAtgaacatgattttcttgagaggagtAAGTGTTAAAATTATGGTATGGTGATTTTTGATGGTTGGTTATTGATTTAGAACGAAAACGAAACCCGAGTCACGAGCGTAACGTCGTTAAAACGAGAGAATCGTAACCATAAGTTTTCTGCAGAAATACAGAATGTATAAAATGTAATTTCTTGAAAagtaatatttaaaaattatagatCTTGTtttaaggatcgtttaggcgcttgaatcgcttgaatttgatttacggttcaaaagttaCGTCCGTTTAGGTAAAAacgatttacgcgataaaaactgctacgaattacgaactttggaaatagaaatgatcgacttaaaaatattcaaaaatcatgcAATTTTTACAGAGATTAGAGTTTATTAAATTCCattaaaatttcaagtgaaaatatggatttgtcaattttataaaaatattggagccgagaccgcgcgaatAGAAACCTTTAAGAATCGAGAGGAGAGCCGAGGGACGAAATGTAAAAGACATTAACGGAAACAAGGGACTTCGAAAAGAAAGCGAATACTTGTACTTATTGGAATAATAAGAGTAAATTGAGTTGTGTGAATGATTAGTAAGTATCGCGTATGTACAAGTAACGATAAATACGAACGGAATCTAACGAAACGATAATTGTTTATAATTATAGAATTCCGGGTGGACCCTAGAGCACCCTCCACTTCAAagtacccaggcaagtttacgagCCCGACTCCATATACAGTTATGTTGTGAAAATTATTTTACTGTCGTTTGTACAAATGTTATGTTTTCCATGAtagtaaaatatgaattttgCGTATCGATAATGTTTGAACTCACGATGAGTATATCGTAGAATATTTAATGCTATAAAAAAGTGTGATGCAtaaattataagaccgagagtcggtctgAGCTTACAAAGTAAAAGCCCGGGAATCATCCCAgtgatgttttggacgatcaaaagtccgTATTTAGTtcattccaagggactcgatatccacttgtgaagtattaaatacctcaaatttatttaaaacgatttccaaagatcgtattcttTCAACTATATTTATTtactcgaacaatgaatattatttcggaCATTCATTTAATATATGAGAGGTATTCTCCAACGATTGTTTATTTCAAACTCACTTATTTTATGTTTATAaaagattaatttaattatttaaacataaattaattgaggatattatttcaaatatttttttaaaatataattattcgaggtttaattatttaatataattatttaatttttaaatatttgttaaatgatttaatatgatttaaattttataaaacctattttaaaatatttttcgagtttcagaaaatcattctaaTCCTTTCGGATTGTTGAAAATAATATCTCGACTTATTTTGAATACTTTGATCATAGTGTCAAAAGAAAccccccttatttatttatctgttgacaacggtcaactcacattatcttagtacctcctctgaaaattctcggaagtacctatatacatatatgagatgagttgtttctatcaacaagcagAACGCTTGAGGAACTTCGATATAATTCAAGTTCCATTTCAATAATAAGATTCTTCAAAGGAAAatgaggggtagactctagtacttcGTGTACTGGAGCGACTACTGGTGTGCCACATGTAAACATGTAAGTATGTGGAAAGCCTGGATGTATGGGCCACATATAATATGCCCAAATGCGGCAAGGGTGACAATTGGATGTATGGGAGTCTtccttctacatgtagagaatataataaaaatttaccGTTATACGAGTGATCATCGTATTTCAGGAGCTCCGGTGAATGTccaattcttccaattggaattgagattcGATATCGTAACCCAAGTCTAGGTGCTGGATTTatcattaaggtatttgcagactaataagttaATAAAAGAgttattttgaaaagaggtgtgcaATACCGAGAAAAGCCATTTTTAAACAAACATATATATCATATACAGAATCTGATATGAATTTCTTATATATTCTTTTCATACTGTACCTttttatgctgggcattatagctcacacttgttttcttaaaatgacataacacaacagtgaatcaagatgcctatcatgaaactcacagaCAGAAAACGGGTAGGAAACGGCTAGCTGTTCCGTAGGTTGTTCGGTGCAGTATCACAAGTAGACCgtataagctggattggttttcagatgTTTTTAGTctggcttatttacaagtataatttatgtaaggtaataatgaagaaacatatatttggccgccggtataaccttaaataaagattacacccgtggtaagacttaatcacttttggtctgtaataattatcaccttgtggattgatacactctagtaatgaattgttcgtttccaagacaataacctgcaagtgtgtgtgtgtgtgtgtgttgataagtgtggggtcataaaggtgtgagtatatatatatatattgttgtacGAGATCAGTGTTAAACAGGAATCGAGGTGACGTGGCCTCCTAGATCattgaccccggattttggggtgccacagAAATGGTACAGAgtcttaggttatcaaatcttggaaatgataggaaataaaatacgtagacataagaataataataatcaattagaactcaaTTCGAGTTCGTTGTCAGACTGCAtaggtagtcttgacagttttacccccaagggaattccgactctaagttagtaacaccttgtctattgtgtcaggtaccatTGGAGCATATGGGGGAGGTTGGCCCTGTTGAGGACGTTATggcccctgagcgtgaccctactcccgagccaaatgacccacctattgatgactcagatgatgaccctaccgAGGATCCCACAGAGGAGGAGAATGACTTCCCTACCCTTATAGCTGATAATTTTGAGGTGCCCCAGGGCGATGGCATAGACTGGACAgatatagagatgtaccctctcctgACCATTCACCCTCCCATACCTCACCCAGGGATACTGAGCCctttgccctatactgat from Apium graveolens cultivar Ventura chromosome 5, ASM990537v1, whole genome shotgun sequence includes the following:
- the LOC141724431 gene encoding pleckstrin homology domain-containing protein 1-like, coding for MLSLWQSVTGAAQTSDDYDGVEFWTNPERTGWLTKQGEYIKTWRRRWFVLKQGKLFWFKDSVITRGSVPRGVIPVAMCLTVKGAEDVIHKEFAFQLSTKSETMYFIADSDKEKEDWISSVGRSIVQHSRSVVDYDN